A genomic stretch from Mycobacterium cookii includes:
- a CDS encoding pirin family protein — protein MSATVQIRRAADRAVTTTPWLTSRHSFSFGDHYDPANTHHGLLLVSNDDVVAPAAGFDTHPHRDMEIVTWVLDGALEHRDSEGNSGVVYPGLAQRMSAGTGISHSEKNASDTEPVRFVQMWVQPDVSGIAPGYQHHEISGDELDGKLVAVASGIPGHDAAITIHNRSAALHVARLRSGDELALPSAPYVHLFVARGRLTMNGAELAEGDAVRMTASIGAQVAARERAEILVWEMHAALGD, from the coding sequence GTGTCCGCCACCGTCCAGATTCGGCGAGCCGCGGACCGGGCGGTCACCACGACGCCATGGCTGACGTCGCGGCATTCGTTCTCCTTCGGCGACCACTACGACCCGGCCAACACCCACCACGGCTTGCTGCTGGTCAGCAACGACGACGTGGTGGCGCCTGCTGCCGGCTTTGACACCCATCCGCACCGCGACATGGAGATCGTGACCTGGGTGCTCGACGGCGCGCTGGAGCATCGCGACTCCGAAGGCAACAGCGGTGTGGTGTATCCGGGCCTCGCGCAGCGCATGTCGGCTGGAACCGGCATCTCGCACTCCGAGAAGAACGCGTCGGACACCGAACCGGTGCGATTCGTGCAGATGTGGGTGCAACCCGACGTGTCGGGCATCGCGCCGGGCTACCAGCACCACGAGATCAGCGGCGATGAACTCGACGGGAAACTCGTAGCGGTCGCCTCGGGAATTCCCGGGCACGACGCCGCGATCACCATCCACAACCGATCCGCTGCATTGCATGTCGCGAGGCTGCGGTCCGGCGACGAGCTCGCCCTGCCATCGGCGCCCTACGTCCATCTGTTCGTCGCCCGCGGGCGACTGACCATGAACGGCGCTGAACTGGCCGAAGGTGACGCGGTGCGGATGACCGCGTCGATCGGTGCACAGGTCGCGGCGCGCGAACGCGCCGAAATACTGGTCTGGGA
- a CDS encoding MFS transporter yields the protein MATTVESIPASAAPATSATFKQALFVAVTAGLGYGFDSYAVNIYGLVLPEIKKTLHINEAQAGYIGSIFLLGYTIGTIGFGFAADRWGRKNTLGASILLYGITTSLAGLTTNIAAFAGLRFLTGVGGAGELAVGAPYTAEVWPAKTRAIGVGGVIFSLFSLGYVLAAGVALALVPHYGWQSAFIVAIVPAVLLFLIRRGITESHRYVAVQNSAAIKPRLWHLAGVRRRLVSGWLIYTANAVGYWGMTMFLTTVIVKRFHAAPIEAIRYALVFFLLQAVFAFLGTALADWIGRRPSAIIAAVIEIVSTVLAATSDSLAHYRIFGAIAIATLGWLWGVGDTYISELFPTVLRGTGFGIAVGGGRVVSIAAPTVIGWAIMHYGLQTPYLALGGLWVLTVIGYLLGPETKGKELEALTDEALKDDRTPG from the coding sequence GTGGCAACGACTGTCGAGAGCATTCCGGCCTCCGCGGCCCCGGCAACCTCCGCGACGTTCAAGCAGGCGCTGTTCGTCGCGGTGACCGCCGGACTGGGTTACGGCTTCGACTCTTACGCGGTCAACATCTACGGCCTGGTGCTGCCCGAGATCAAGAAGACGTTGCACATCAACGAAGCCCAAGCCGGATACATCGGCTCGATCTTCCTGCTCGGCTACACCATCGGCACCATCGGATTCGGATTCGCCGCCGACCGGTGGGGACGTAAGAACACGCTCGGGGCGTCGATCCTGTTGTACGGGATCACGACGTCGTTGGCCGGACTCACGACCAATATCGCGGCCTTCGCCGGACTGAGGTTCCTGACCGGCGTCGGCGGTGCGGGAGAACTCGCGGTCGGCGCGCCGTACACCGCAGAGGTGTGGCCGGCAAAGACGCGGGCGATCGGCGTTGGCGGCGTTATCTTCTCGCTGTTCTCACTCGGCTACGTGCTGGCCGCCGGCGTCGCGCTCGCTCTGGTCCCGCACTACGGTTGGCAATCGGCGTTCATCGTCGCGATCGTCCCCGCTGTCCTGTTGTTTCTCATCCGGCGCGGTATCACCGAGTCGCATCGCTACGTCGCGGTGCAGAACAGCGCGGCGATCAAGCCGAGACTCTGGCATCTGGCCGGTGTGCGCCGGCGCCTCGTCTCGGGCTGGCTCATCTACACCGCCAACGCTGTCGGTTATTGGGGCATGACGATGTTCTTGACCACGGTCATCGTCAAGAGATTCCATGCCGCACCCATCGAGGCAATCCGTTATGCCTTGGTCTTCTTCCTGCTGCAAGCCGTCTTCGCCTTCCTGGGGACCGCGCTCGCAGACTGGATAGGGCGACGACCGTCGGCGATTATCGCCGCAGTCATCGAGATCGTGTCGACGGTATTGGCGGCTACCTCCGACTCATTGGCCCACTACCGGATCTTCGGCGCCATCGCGATAGCCACACTCGGCTGGCTGTGGGGCGTCGGTGACACCTACATCTCGGAACTCTTCCCGACGGTGTTGCGCGGCACAGGATTTGGAATTGCCGTCGGTGGTGGCCGCGTCGTCTCCATCGCCGCACCGACCGTCATCGGCTGGGCCATCATGCATTACGGGCTGCAGACGCCGTATCTGGCGCTCGGGGGCCTGTGGGTCCTCACCGTGATCGGCTACCTACTCGGGCCGGAAACCAAAGGTAAAGAGCTTGAGGCGCTCACCGATGAGGCGCTGAAGGACGATCGAACGCCGGGGTAG
- a CDS encoding alpha/beta hydrolase: MATTRTEHTFDGVGGVRIVYDVWTPDAEPRGVVILAHGLGEHARRYDHVAERFGRDGLITYALDHRGHGRSGGKRVLVKDISEFTGDFDTLVGIATKEHPDLPRTVLGHSMGGGIVFAYGVEHPDDYHLMVLSGPAVAAQTAISPLLAWFAKTIGAIAPGLPLQELDASAVSRDPAVVDAYNTDPLVYHGKVPGGIARTLLLVGETMPQRAASITAPLLVVHGSEDRLIPEIGSHQLVEAVGSSDVELKVYPGLYHEVFNEPEQDQVLDDVVSWVNARL, translated from the coding sequence ATGGCAACCACGCGCACCGAACACACCTTCGACGGCGTCGGCGGTGTGCGCATTGTCTACGACGTGTGGACCCCGGACGCCGAACCGCGGGGCGTGGTGATTCTCGCGCACGGCCTGGGCGAACATGCCCGCCGCTATGACCACGTCGCCGAACGGTTCGGCCGCGACGGGTTGATCACCTATGCGCTCGATCACCGCGGACACGGCCGCTCGGGCGGCAAGCGGGTGCTGGTCAAAGACATCTCCGAGTTCACCGGCGACTTCGACACCCTGGTCGGTATCGCCACCAAGGAGCATCCGGATCTTCCGCGCACCGTCCTCGGTCACAGCATGGGCGGCGGGATCGTATTCGCTTACGGCGTCGAACATCCCGACGACTACCACCTGATGGTGCTGTCCGGGCCGGCGGTCGCGGCGCAGACCGCGATCTCGCCGCTGCTGGCCTGGTTCGCCAAGACCATCGGGGCGATCGCGCCGGGTCTGCCGCTGCAGGAACTCGACGCGAGCGCGGTCTCCCGCGACCCCGCCGTGGTGGATGCCTACAACACCGACCCGCTGGTCTATCACGGCAAGGTCCCGGGCGGCATCGCCCGCACGCTGCTGCTGGTCGGCGAGACGATGCCGCAGCGCGCCGCGTCGATTACCGCGCCGCTGCTGGTCGTGCACGGATCAGAGGACCGACTGATCCCGGAGATCGGCAGTCATCAATTGGTCGAGGCCGTCGGCAGCTCCGATGTCGAACTCAAGGTTTATCCGGGGCTGTATCACGAGGTCTTCAACGAGCCGGAGCAGGACCAGGTGCTCGACGACGTCGTCTCGTGGGTCAACGCGCGACTGTGA
- a CDS encoding DUF2786 domain-containing protein, whose amino-acid sequence MSDDKMLARIAALLRQAEGTDNAHEAEAFMAAAQRLATATSIDLAVARSHADKRTPAQMPIQRTITIGAAGTKGLRTYVQLFVVIASANDVRCDVASNSTFVYAYGFSEDIDATHALYASLVVQMVRASDGYISSGAHRPTPTITARLNFQLAFGARVGHRLTEARDQTQREAKKDRRRAPGTAIALRNKDLELRDYYRSASRARGTWQASRATAGYSSAARRAGDRAGRRARLGSASELSGARSALER is encoded by the coding sequence GTGAGTGACGACAAGATGTTGGCGCGGATCGCAGCACTGTTACGTCAGGCCGAAGGCACCGACAACGCGCATGAGGCCGAGGCGTTCATGGCGGCCGCCCAACGGCTGGCCACCGCGACGTCCATCGACTTGGCCGTCGCCCGGTCGCACGCCGACAAGCGCACACCCGCGCAGATGCCGATTCAGCGCACCATCACCATCGGCGCGGCCGGCACCAAAGGATTACGAACCTACGTGCAGCTGTTCGTGGTTATTGCGTCGGCCAACGACGTGCGCTGCGATGTCGCATCGAACTCGACGTTCGTGTACGCCTACGGATTCAGCGAGGACATCGACGCCACCCACGCGCTCTACGCCAGCCTGGTGGTGCAGATGGTCCGCGCGTCCGACGGCTACATCTCCTCGGGTGCGCACCGGCCCACCCCGACGATCACCGCGCGGCTGAACTTCCAGCTGGCCTTCGGCGCACGGGTCGGCCATCGGCTCACCGAGGCCCGCGACCAAACCCAGCGCGAAGCGAAGAAAGACCGTCGGCGAGCGCCGGGAACCGCTATTGCGTTGCGCAACAAGGACCTTGAACTTCGCGATTACTACCGCAGCGCGTCTCGGGCGCGGGGCACCTGGCAGGCAAGCCGGGCCACCGCGGGATATTCGTCAGCGGCCCGCCGAGCGGGAGACCGCGCGGGCCGGCGGGCCAGGCTCGGGTCCGCTTCAGAACTCTCGGGGGCGCGGAGCGCGCTCGAGCGGTGA
- a CDS encoding TIGR04338 family metallohydrolase — MSAQEPPARDWQRAKVYAAEEFVRTLFDRAAEHGSRGIEFFGAQLTLPPEARFGSVASVQRYVDDVLTLPAVRREWPAVAPVTVRARRAASAAHYENRDGTGVIAVPDLATADWAMRELVVLHEIAHHLCHAAPPHGPQFVATLCTLAELVMGPEIGHVLRVVYTKEGVR, encoded by the coding sequence GTGAGCGCGCAGGAACCGCCTGCCCGGGATTGGCAGCGCGCAAAGGTCTATGCCGCCGAGGAATTCGTGCGGACACTGTTCGACCGCGCTGCCGAACACGGATCGCGCGGCATCGAGTTCTTCGGCGCGCAGTTGACGCTGCCGCCCGAGGCGCGGTTCGGCTCGGTGGCTTCGGTGCAGCGATACGTCGACGACGTGTTGACGTTGCCCGCTGTGCGACGCGAGTGGCCGGCAGTGGCGCCGGTGACGGTACGGGCGCGACGGGCCGCGAGCGCGGCGCACTACGAAAACCGCGACGGCACAGGCGTTATCGCCGTTCCCGATCTGGCCACCGCGGACTGGGCGATGCGTGAATTGGTGGTGCTGCATGAAATTGCCCACCATCTGTGTCACGCGGCACCGCCGCACGGACCGCAGTTTGTCGCCACGCTGTGCACGTTGGCCGAGCTGGTGATGGGACCCGAAATCGGCCACGTACTGCGGGTCGTCTACACGAAAGAAGGTGTGCGCTAG
- a CDS encoding metallothionein: MSYEAGTLLSCGHDGCGCRVRIEVACHCAGDHAYVCKCGDELVEVS, from the coding sequence ATGTCGTATGAAGCGGGAACGTTGTTGAGCTGTGGTCACGATGGTTGTGGCTGTCGGGTTCGTATCGAGGTCGCATGTCACTGCGCCGGTGACCACGCTTACGTGTGCAAGTGCGGCGACGAGCTGGTCGAAGTCAGCTAG
- a CDS encoding O-methyltransferase: MTSQPTPAAVDDFLDSIVLDDDPALAAALEASDAAGLPKIAVSAQQGKFLSLLAGAIGARRILEIGTLGGFSTIWLARGAGPDGRVVTLEYEQKHAEVARANLDRAGVGDQVEILVGAALDSLPNVSGGPFDLVFIDADKENNPGYLEWAVKLTRPGSVVIVDNVIREGSILSPESGDAVVQGTRRALEIMGEHPRLDTAVLQTVGAKHWDGFAIAVVR, encoded by the coding sequence ATGACCTCACAGCCGACTCCTGCCGCCGTCGACGATTTCCTGGACTCGATCGTCTTGGACGACGATCCTGCGCTGGCTGCCGCCCTCGAAGCCAGTGACGCGGCCGGGTTGCCCAAGATCGCTGTGTCGGCTCAGCAGGGCAAGTTTCTGAGCCTGTTGGCAGGCGCCATCGGGGCCCGTCGCATCCTGGAAATCGGCACTCTGGGTGGGTTCAGCACGATCTGGCTGGCTCGCGGCGCCGGTCCCGACGGGCGGGTGGTCACGCTGGAATACGAGCAGAAGCACGCCGAGGTCGCCCGGGCAAATCTCGATCGCGCCGGTGTGGGCGACCAGGTGGAGATCCTGGTCGGCGCCGCCCTGGATTCGCTACCGAACGTCAGCGGCGGGCCCTTCGATCTGGTGTTCATCGACGCCGACAAAGAAAACAACCCCGGTTACCTGGAGTGGGCCGTCAAGCTGACCCGCCCGGGTTCAGTTGTGATCGTGGACAACGTGATTCGCGAAGGATCGATCCTGTCGCCGGAAAGCGGCGACGCGGTCGTGCAGGGCACCCGGCGGGCGTTGGAGATCATGGGCGAGCATCCCCGGCTCGACACCGCGGTGCTGCAGACGGTGGGCGCCAAGCACTGGGACGGCTTCGCGATCGCCGTGGTGCGCTAG
- the ilvD gene encoding dihydroxy-acid dehydratase has translation MSHSKDSSSAVDIKPRSREVTDGLEKAASRGMLRAVGMDDDDFAKPQIGVASSWNEITPCNLSLDRLAKAVKEGVFAAGGYPLEFGTISVSDGISMGHEGMHFSLVSREVIADSVEVVMQAERLDGSVLLAGCDKSLPGMLMAAARLDLASVFLYAGSILPGRAKLSDGSERDVTIIDAFEAVGACARGLMSREDVDIIERAICPGEGACGGMFTANTMASAAEALGMSLPGSAAPPATDRRRDGFARRSGEAVVGLLRRGITARDILTKEAFENAIAVVMAFGGSTNAVLHLLAIAHEADVKLSLEDFRRVGAQVPHLADVKPFGRHVMFDVDRIGGVPVIMKALLDAGLLHGDCLTVTGKTMAENLAHIAPPDPDGKVLRALDNPIHPTGGITILGGSLAPDGAVVKSAGFDSDVFEGTARVFERERAALDALEDGTITHGDAVVIRYEGPKGGPGMREMLAITGAIKGAGLGKDVLLLTDGRFSGGTTGLCVGHIAPEAVDGGPIAFLRDGDRIRLDVAKATLDVLVDPDEFASRREGFTPLPPRYNSGVLAKYVKLVGSAATGAVCG, from the coding sequence GTGAGCCACAGCAAGGATTCATCGTCCGCCGTCGACATCAAGCCACGCAGCCGCGAGGTCACCGACGGACTGGAGAAGGCCGCGTCGCGGGGGATGCTGCGCGCGGTAGGGATGGACGACGACGACTTCGCCAAACCCCAGATCGGCGTCGCCTCGTCGTGGAACGAGATCACGCCCTGCAACCTGTCGTTGGACCGACTGGCCAAGGCCGTGAAAGAAGGGGTGTTCGCCGCGGGCGGCTATCCCCTGGAATTCGGCACGATCTCGGTGTCCGACGGCATCTCGATGGGCCACGAGGGCATGCACTTCTCGTTGGTGTCCCGCGAGGTGATCGCCGACAGCGTGGAAGTCGTCATGCAGGCCGAGCGCCTGGACGGATCGGTGCTGCTGGCCGGCTGCGACAAGTCGCTGCCCGGGATGCTGATGGCCGCCGCGCGACTCGACCTCGCGTCGGTGTTTCTCTATGCCGGCTCGATCCTGCCGGGCCGGGCGAAGCTGTCCGACGGTAGCGAGCGTGACGTCACGATCATCGACGCGTTCGAGGCGGTCGGCGCCTGTGCCCGCGGATTGATGTCGCGGGAGGACGTCGACATCATCGAGCGGGCCATCTGCCCCGGCGAAGGCGCGTGCGGCGGCATGTTCACCGCCAACACGATGGCCAGTGCGGCCGAGGCACTCGGCATGTCGCTGCCGGGCAGCGCGGCGCCGCCGGCCACCGATCGCCGTCGCGACGGGTTCGCGCGGCGCAGCGGCGAGGCTGTTGTCGGATTACTGCGGCGAGGCATCACCGCCCGCGACATCCTGACCAAAGAAGCGTTCGAGAACGCGATCGCGGTGGTGATGGCATTCGGCGGCTCGACCAACGCGGTGCTGCACCTGTTGGCCATCGCCCACGAGGCCGACGTCAAGTTGTCGCTCGAGGATTTCCGCCGGGTCGGCGCGCAGGTGCCACACCTGGCCGATGTCAAGCCGTTCGGTCGCCATGTGATGTTCGACGTCGACCGGATCGGCGGCGTTCCCGTCATCATGAAGGCACTGCTCGATGCCGGGCTGCTGCACGGTGACTGTTTGACGGTCACCGGCAAGACGATGGCCGAGAACCTGGCGCACATCGCGCCGCCCGACCCGGACGGCAAGGTGCTGCGGGCGTTGGACAACCCGATCCACCCGACCGGCGGCATCACGATCCTGGGCGGATCACTGGCACCCGACGGCGCGGTGGTGAAGTCTGCCGGTTTCGACTCGGACGTTTTTGAAGGCACCGCAAGGGTTTTCGAGCGTGAGCGGGCGGCGCTGGACGCCCTCGAGGATGGCACCATCACCCACGGCGACGCGGTGGTGATCCGCTACGAAGGCCCCAAGGGCGGGCCGGGAATGCGGGAGATGCTCGCGATCACCGGTGCCATCAAGGGCGCCGGCCTCGGCAAGGACGTGCTGCTGTTGACCGACGGCCGGTTCTCCGGGGGCACCACCGGCCTGTGCGTCGGGCACATCGCGCCCGAGGCCGTCGACGGTGGACCGATCGCCTTCCTGCGCGACGGCGACCGGATCCGGCTCGACGTCGCCAAGGCGACGCTGGACGTACTGGTCGATCCCGACGAGTTCGCTTCCCGCCGTGAGGGTTTCACTCCGCTGCCGCCGCGCTACAACTCCGGCGTGCTGGCCAAGTACGTCAAGCTGGTGGGCTCGGCCGCGACCGGAGCGGTCTGCGGCTAG
- the ricR gene encoding copper-sensing transcriptional repressor RicR, translating to MAHGYASQKDNYAKRLRRIEGQVRGIAKMIEDDKYCIDVLTQISAANNALQSVALNLLDEHLGHCVTRAVAEGGSEADQKLAEASAAIARLVRS from the coding sequence ATGGCACACGGATACGCGTCGCAGAAAGACAACTACGCCAAACGGCTGCGGCGCATCGAAGGCCAGGTACGTGGCATCGCGAAGATGATCGAAGACGACAAGTACTGCATCGACGTGCTCACCCAGATCAGCGCCGCCAACAACGCGCTGCAGTCAGTGGCCCTGAACCTGCTCGACGAGCACCTCGGGCACTGCGTCACCCGCGCGGTGGCCGAGGGTGGTTCGGAGGCCGACCAGAAGCTTGCCGAGGCGTCGGCCGCCATCGCGCGACTCGTCCGTTCCTGA
- a CDS encoding MFS transporter translates to MGPARAAGGRTIASGPWTPRIAAQLTILAAASFTYVTAELLPVGALPAIARGLHVSVPVVGTLLAWYALVAAVTTIPLVRWTAHWPRRRALLLSLMCLTASQLISAMAPNFVVLACGRALSAVTHGLMLSVVAPIATRLVPASHSGRATTSIYVGISLAVVVGSPATAAISLLWGWRMAVAAVAVIAAVVTVAAAAVLPAMSLTDEQLTRVGRAAGHHRNRRLVIVSVLTMVAVTGHYIAFTFITLIIRDVVGVRGPDIAWLLSIYGIAGLLAMPLVARPMDHRPRAAAISCMVGLYVTLLVLTVLALHRLPAVATALIGVTAIALWGAFANAVSPMLQSAAMRAGADDPDGASGLYMAAFQIGIMAGSFTGGLFYEHGVLVMFAASATLIGAGAAGMAAERHLFDTPVTQPAR, encoded by the coding sequence GTGGGGCCAGCCCGTGCCGCCGGAGGCCGAACCATCGCGAGCGGGCCGTGGACGCCGCGCATCGCGGCTCAGCTGACGATCCTGGCCGCGGCTTCCTTTACCTACGTCACCGCCGAGCTGTTGCCGGTCGGCGCACTGCCCGCGATCGCGCGCGGCCTGCACGTCAGCGTCCCGGTCGTCGGGACGCTGCTGGCCTGGTACGCCCTGGTGGCCGCGGTGACCACGATTCCGTTGGTCCGTTGGACCGCGCACTGGCCGCGACGGCGGGCGTTGTTGCTGTCGTTGATGTGCCTGACCGCCTCGCAGCTGATTTCGGCAATGGCGCCCAATTTCGTCGTGCTGGCCTGTGGACGCGCACTGTCGGCCGTCACCCACGGCCTGATGCTCTCGGTGGTGGCGCCGATCGCCACCCGGCTGGTTCCGGCCAGTCACTCCGGACGCGCCACCACATCGATCTATGTCGGCATCAGTCTGGCCGTAGTGGTCGGCAGCCCGGCCACCGCGGCGATCAGCCTGCTGTGGGGCTGGCGGATGGCGGTGGCTGCCGTGGCCGTCATCGCCGCCGTGGTCACCGTCGCGGCCGCCGCGGTGCTTCCGGCGATGTCGTTGACCGATGAGCAGCTCACCCGCGTCGGGCGGGCCGCCGGGCATCACCGCAATCGCAGGCTGGTCATCGTCAGCGTGCTCACCATGGTCGCGGTGACCGGTCACTACATCGCGTTCACGTTCATCACGCTGATCATCCGCGACGTCGTCGGGGTGCGCGGCCCGGACATCGCCTGGTTGCTGTCGATCTACGGCATCGCCGGTCTGCTGGCGATGCCGCTGGTGGCCCGGCCGATGGACCACCGCCCCAGGGCCGCGGCGATCAGCTGCATGGTCGGCCTGTACGTGACGCTTCTGGTGCTGACCGTCCTGGCGTTGCATCGACTACCGGCGGTGGCGACCGCCCTGATCGGCGTCACGGCGATCGCGCTGTGGGGAGCCTTCGCGAACGCGGTGTCGCCGATGCTGCAATCCGCGGCGATGCGCGCCGGCGCCGACGATCCCGACGGCGCGTCGGGCCTGTACATGGCGGCGTTCCAGATCGGCATCATGGCGGGGTCGTTCACCGGCGGACTGTTCTACGAGCACGGCGTGCTGGTGATGTTCGCCGCGTCGGCGACTCTGATCGGTGCCGGGGCCGCCGGGATGGCCGCGGAGCGGCACTTGTTCGACACTCCCGTCACTCAACCAGCCCGGTAA
- a CDS encoding L,D-transpeptidase yields the protein MSRWTKGPLAAAFSAVGVTVVLTLGSGSALADPEPAPPPPPPGVDAPAVPPPPPGDPLAAPPPPNPLAPTPPPVDPLAPPPAVPAGAPPAATPAAVPSGPVVGQNPEPFTGPPPFVPPTFNPVNGSTVGVGEPIIINFARPIADQHMAEQAIHVSSTPPVSGKFYWLTSSQVRWRPLSFWPAHTAVHVDAAGTQENFVTGDSLIATADDATHQLVVSRNGTVEQTFPMSMGMAAGGHQTPNGTYYVLDKKAKVVMDSSTYGVPVNSTYGYKVDVTDAVQFDNSGDYVHSAPWSVADQGKRDVSHGCINISPTNAKWFFANFGAGDPIVVKNSVGTYSKNDGSNDWQM from the coding sequence ATGTCGCGATGGACCAAGGGTCCGCTGGCCGCTGCATTCAGTGCAGTGGGGGTGACCGTTGTGCTCACTTTGGGGTCGGGTTCGGCACTGGCCGACCCCGAGCCGGCACCACCGCCACCGCCGCCCGGCGTGGACGCTCCCGCAGTGCCACCGCCGCCGCCCGGCGACCCGCTGGCCGCGCCGCCGCCGCCCAACCCGCTGGCGCCGACCCCGCCTCCGGTGGATCCGCTTGCGCCGCCGCCGGCTGTCCCGGCCGGCGCACCGCCCGCAGCCACCCCGGCCGCTGTGCCCTCGGGTCCCGTCGTCGGCCAGAACCCGGAGCCGTTCACCGGCCCGCCGCCGTTCGTGCCGCCGACCTTCAATCCGGTCAACGGCTCAACGGTCGGTGTAGGCGAGCCGATCATCATCAACTTCGCACGGCCGATCGCAGATCAGCACATGGCCGAACAGGCGATCCACGTGTCGTCGACTCCGCCGGTATCCGGCAAGTTCTACTGGCTGACCTCCAGCCAGGTGCGCTGGCGTCCGCTCAGCTTCTGGCCCGCCCACACCGCGGTGCACGTCGACGCGGCCGGCACCCAGGAGAACTTCGTCACCGGCGACTCGCTGATCGCGACCGCCGACGACGCCACCCACCAGCTGGTCGTCAGCCGCAACGGGACGGTCGAGCAGACCTTCCCGATGTCGATGGGTATGGCGGCGGGCGGTCACCAGACGCCGAACGGCACCTACTACGTGCTCGACAAGAAGGCCAAGGTCGTGATGGATTCGTCCACCTACGGTGTGCCGGTCAACTCGACCTACGGCTACAAGGTGGACGTCACGGACGCGGTGCAGTTCGACAACAGCGGCGACTACGTGCACAGCGCACCATGGTCGGTGGCCGACCAGGGCAAGCGCGACGTCAGCCACGGCTGCATCAACATCAGCCCGACGAACGCGAAGTGGTTCTTCGCCAACTTCGGCGCCGGCGACCCCATCGTCGTGAAGAACTCCGTCGGGACGTACAGCAAGAACGACGGCTCCAACGACTGGCAGATGTAG